The Deltaproteobacteria bacterium DNA window TGAATATTCCCGTATCTTTTCAGGTAACCCTCCCAGTCGAATTCCTCCAGGCGGCCATAACCCTCAAACTGGCTGATTATTCCGTCATCATGGAATGTCACCCGCATCTTGCGGCTCATCTCTTCCCATCTCTCCATTTCTGTCTCTTTTATGTCAAGCTTTTGGTATAGCTGAATGAATTGCTCCTCGGGAAGGATGCGAGGCAGTTCAAGTGCACGGTTCATTACAAAGGCCACCATAATGTTGGTGTATGCGTTGTTGTTCAGGCCCGGCTCATCTGCTCCTGGATAGCTGTCATGATATTCGTCCGGGCCCATGATGCCGCGGATCTCGTACCGGTCAAGCTCCTGATTATATGTTGCTATACTGGCCCAAAAGCGGGCGATTTCCAGTATCATCTCACCGCCGTAAAAGGACAAAAATTCCAGGTCGCCGCTGATCTGCCAGTACTGCCATATATTGTAGACAATGGCGGCGTTTATATGACGCTGCCGGTGCGAGTGATCCGGGATCCATCGGCCTGACCTTGGGTTGAGATGGATCTGCTGGGTTTCCTCTCTGCCGTTGCTTGCGCTCTGCCACGGATACATGGCTCCCTTGTAGCCCAGCCTGCGGGCGGCCCTCCGTGCCTCTTTGAGGCGGCGATAGCGATACATGAGCAGGCTTCGGGTAATCTGTGGGGCCCTGTAGTTAAGAAAGGGAAAAATAATCAGCTCGTCCCAAAAGATATGCCCGCGGTAGGCCTCGCCGTGCCATCCCCGTGAGGGTATCCCCACGTCGATGTCGATAGAGTGCATGGAAGAGCTTTGCAGAATATGGAAGCTGTACAAACGGATGTTTCTTTGTATATGATGGTCATCAGAAGAGACGCTCAATTTCCCCTTGACGTCAAACCTGCGCCACAGGTGCTGCCAGGCAAGGACATGGGACCGGAGCAGACCGGAGAAGCTGCCGGCATCAGTGATTGCCTTCTCCGCCTCAAGGGAGCACTCAGAGATGGCCGGATCCCTGGAGGTGTACAATGAAACCGTCTTTTCTATGGTAATCCCTGTCCCTTTGGTAACCTCCACTGTAAATAGCTGGGCAACATAGGCCGGACTTTCCATTACGGTTCGTTTGAAAGCCAGTGGTTTTCCGTCCCGGAATATTTCCGTCCTTGCACCCATCGCAACGTGCAACCCGGACTGGCTGGTACGCACTTTCAAAAGCATTCTGTTTTCATCGATCAGTCTGCTTTCCACCGGCTCCAGATGCCTGTTGCTCAGACCTTTATAACGTTCTACGCCGGAATTGGTGACCCGGCCGTCCAGTGCAGAGCGAATCTCCAGTTTACCGCTCCAGTTTAACGGCGTAATGACCGTTTTCAGTGCAGCCACATGTTTATCGCCGATATGGACCAGCCGGCACTGGAGCAGTCTCGTTTCCCGGCCCTTCGTATCCCTGAATCGCACCGTCCGGTGAAGCATCCCTCTTTTGATATCCAGATGCTGGCAATAGAAAAGGATGTCCACCGCCTTTAGATCAAACCATTCTTCACCAGGGATATGGAAATTGAGGCAAAGCCAATTAGGCATATTGACCAGATCCTCGTTCTCTATGGTCCGGCCCGCTATTTTGGTCTTGAGGCGGTTGTAGCCGCCGGCCAGGTAGGTTCCGGGATAGTGGATATCGTCTGCATCCGCCTCCGGCCCTGTCCCCCGGGTACCGAAATAGCCGTTTCCCAGGGTGCACAGCGCCTCCCGCAGGCCTTCTTCTTTTGGATTGAAGCCCTCACAGGTCAGTGACCAGGCATTTCCATGTTCCAGCGCGGACTTCAGTTTGCACAGAAACATACGAACCTGATCAGGAGATTTCAGTCTGAGCACGGCTTCAGTGGTCCGGGAATTTTCCCCCACCACAATGCCTATGCCTTGCCCGGCGAGGGCCTCAAAGGCGTCCTCATCCGTAATATCGTCTCCTATATAAAAGGGAAAGATCCCCGGACCGACAAAATTCAGGGTATCCAGAATCCAGGAAATCGCCTTTCCCTTGTCCCAGTCGATATCGGGCCTGAGTTCATAGACCTTCTTGCCCTCTGCCTTTCGAAGCCCTGAATAATGATCAGCCGCACGGTCTACAATTTTTTCCACCGAACCAGCGTGTTCGTCCCCGACATTACGGTAATGAACCGCAATGGTAAATTTCTTGCGTTCTACCTGGGCGCCTTTGATATCCGCAAGTTGCCGCTTCAGGTCTTCTTCGGCCTCATCAAGGACCGGGAGGAGCTTTATGGCCTCTTCATGCTCCATCTTTAGATCTCCCGGTCCTTTTATTTCAAAACCGTGGCTGCCGGCATAGCAGATGTTTTTGATACCTACCCGCTCTTTTACGTCTTTAAGGCCTCTTCCGCTTATTATCGCTAAAGGGCATTGGCCGGACAGACCGGCAAGCGTTTTTCGCATATCTTCGGACAGTACGGCATCCTCGGGATGGGAGACGATAGGGGTCAGTGTGCCGTCATAGTCGAGAAAAACGACCACTTCTTTGCCCCCTATCTGTTCCCTGATTTCCTCAAAGGCCTCCAGGGCATGGGGCAGGTCCTTCATATCAGCCGCCGTCTTTATTTCTGAAAGGTCCTGGACCACCATGTCGGCCCCTGCTTCTTTCAGCGCCTTTTCCTGCCGTGCCCGGTCGACTCCTATAACCAGGCCGAATCCCCCTTTGCGTCCGGCCTGGACACCTGAAACAGCATCCTCCACCACCACGCACCTTTCAGGTTTAACCTTCAGCCGCCGGGCTGACTCCAAAAAGATGTCCGGCTCGGGTTTGCCTGTAAGGTCAAGGACCTCGGAGTCCATCCCATCCACCTTTGCATCAAACAGATCTGTGATATTGGCCCTGTCAAGGATATCAGCACAGTTCCTGCTGGAAGAGACGATGGCGGTCTTAAAGCCCCTCTTTCTGAGCCTGCCTATCAAGTCTATGGTGGATTCATAGACCCGCACCCCTTCCATTTTCAGGCGCTTCAAGAACAACCGGTTTTTCCTGTTTCCCAGGCCGCAAACCGTTTCTTTGTCCGGTGAATCATCGGCATTGCCGTATGCAACCTCTATCCCGCGGGAGGCAAGAAAGCCCTTCACTCCTTCATGACGGGGCTTGCCGTCCACGTATTTACGGTAATCGGCACCGGAATCAAAAGGTTCAAATGTTTCGTCTTTACAGCGTTTTTTTAGTAATTCATCAAAGAGATCCTTCCATGCAGCGGCATGGATACATGCTGTCCTGGTAACCACTCCGTCCAGATCAAAGACGACCGCATCATACCTGTCCCTGGAAATTTGATATCTCTTATTGCCCATTTCCGGTCTTCCTAAGACAACGATCGGGTTCTAAATTATCCGAATGCTCAAAATAGCAAGAAAAAAACGGCAATTCCAACCATTTCCCGTCACTCAGCACCCGAGCTCTTGATGCAAGTTTCTGTTTGAGTAGCTCAATCGCATTAGATAAACGCACATACTATCAATGAAGTCAAGACCTGCAAGCGTCATGGCTAAACCTATGGTGATCCGCACTCGAAGTTTGATAGCGGAAAAGACCAACAAGAAGGTCGAAGAGCCTTAAAGTTCAGCCTGACCTGCCGGGGGTCTCATGCAGAAAGCAGGCCGGTCAATATTTCATCAACACCCCTCGGTATTCCCAATGTGTTCTTCTTAGAAAGACGATTTTGACCCCAAGCAGTCCCTGTCTGACATAACGGCTGGCAGTCACCTTGGCGGAAGCCCTGCTGACCTCAAAGACCCTGGCAATCTCCTCATAACCGAAATACAATTTTTTAATTTTATTTTTCCATGCGCCAGGTCTAAAACCTTCGCCTTTCAGGCGAAAGGCTTCAGCAGTTAAGGGATCGTGGTAAACTTGCTCATGGGAGGTTATCGCCATAAGCAAAGAATATCGCAAGGGGCNNNNNNNNNNNNNNNNNNNNNNNNNNNNNNNNNNNNNNNNNNNNNNNNNNNNNNNNNNNNNNNNNNNNNNNNNNNNNNNNNNNNNNNNNNNNNNNNNNNNNNNNNNNNNNNNNNNNNNNNNNNNNNNNNNNNNNNNNNNNNNNNNNNNNNNNNNNNNNNNNNNNNNNNNNNNNNNNNNNNNNNNNNNNNNNNNNNNNNNNNNNNNNNNNNNNNNNNNNNNNNNNNNNNNNNNNNNNNNNNNNNNNNNNNNNNNNNNNNNNNNNNNNNNNNNNNNNNNNNNNNNNNNNNNNNNNNNNNNNNNNNNNNNNNNNNNNNNNNNNNNNNNNNNNNNNNNNNNNNNNNNNNNNNNNNNNNNNNNNNNNNNNNNNNNNNNNNNNNNNNNNNNNNNNNNNNNNNNNNNNNNNNNNNNNNNNNNNNNNNNNNNNNNNNNNNNNNNNNNNNNNNNNNNNNNNNNNNNNNNNNNNNNNNNNNNNNNNNNNNNNNNTTGCAAGCCAAGAAAAGGCGAGCCCTAAAGAGGCCTTCACTATTGCTAATGACTAAAGATTGAACCATGTTAGACTTTCAGTCGTATAAGAAATCTACCTGCTTTCAGCAGGTAGTGGTTTAATCAGTTCTTGCAGTCTCATTAGATATACCAAATTAACACTTTTGTTAATTATGTATACCTCGCAATCAAACGTTATTGAAAGGCAATATGTTTTCCGAATGGATATCCATTAGCATTTCAGCAGCCAATTGAGGCTTGGTCTGAAAGACAGAATCCTCGGGCATATTACATTTTTGCCGTCGCTCATGGTATTCTTCCGAAAACCATTGCTCAGGAATGAACAGGCGTTTGTCGACCATCGGAAAATTGCTCATGGAACCCTACGAGTTCATTCATGAAACCTTTAATATCGCCTTTGCCAAGGTCAAACTTTGGAACCGAGTAAAGATGTTCGTCTCTTCGCGAAACTGGTAGCATGGTTTGCCTCCTACGTTAAAGGGTTGTTTCGTAGTAGGCGAATCATGAGGCAGATGTCAAGCAATTTTATCTATAACTGGATATTTCATATAAGATACAGGCAGCAAGCACCGGGTAGGCTGCTTGCCATACAATTACTGCCATTGGTCTGAAGATTCTTTCATAGAGCAACCATTTTTTGAGTCAACTCCTCAATTTTNNNNNNNNNNNNNNNNNNNNNNNNNNNNNNNNNNNNNNNNNNNNNNNNNNNNNNNNNNNNNNNNNNNNNNNNNNNNNNNNNNNNNNNNNNNNNNNNNNNNNNNNNNNNNNNNNNNNNNNNNNNNNNNNNNNNNNNNNNNNNNNNNNNNNNNNNNNNNNNNNNNNNNNNNNNNNNNNNNNNNNNNNNNNNNNNNNNNNNNNNNNNNNNNNNNNNNNNNNNNNNNNNNNNNNNNNNNNNNNNNNNNNNNNNNNNNNNNNNNNNNNNNNNNNNNNNNNNNNNNNNNNNNNNNNNNNNNNNNNNNNNNNNNNNNNNNNNNNNNNNNNNNNNNNNNNNNNNNNNNNNNNNNNNNNNNNNNNNNNNNNNNNNNNNNNNNNNNNNNNNNNNNNNNNNNNNNNNNNNNNNNNNNNNNNNNNNNNNNNNNNNNNNNNNNNNNNNNNNNNNNNNNNNNNNNNNNNNNNNNNNNNNNNNNNNNNNNNNNNNNNNNNNNNNNNNNNNNNNNNNNNNNNNNNNNNNNNNNNNNNNNNNNNNNNNNNNNNNNNNNNNNNNNNNNNNNNNNNNNNNNNNNNNNNNNNNNNNNNNNNNNNNNNNNNNNNNNNNNNNNNNNNNNNNNNNNNNNNNNNNNNNNNNNNNNNNNNNNNNNNNNNNNNNNNNNNNNNNNNNNNNNNNNNNNNNNNNNNNNNNNNNNNNNNNNNNNNNNNNNNNNNNNNNNNNNNNNNNNNNNNNNNNNNNNNNNNNNNNNNNNNNNNNNNNNNNNNNNNNNNNNNNNNNNNNNNNNNNNNNNNNNNNNNNNNNNNNNNNNNNNNNNNNNNNNNNNNNNNNNNNNNNNNNNNNNNNNNNNNNNNNNNNNNNNNNNNNNNNNNNNNNNNNNNNNNNNNNNNNNNNNNNNNNNNNNNNNNNNNNNNNNNNNNNNNNNNNNNNNNNNNNNNNNNNNNNNNNNNNNNNNNNNNNNNNNNNNNNNNNNNNNNNNNNNNNNNNNNNNNNNNNNNNNNNNNNNNNNNNNNNNNNNNNNNNNNNNNNNNNNNNNNNNNNNNNNNNNNNNNNNNNNNNNNNNNNNNNNNNNNNNNNNNNNNNNNNNNNNNNNNNNNNNNNNNNNNNNNNNNNNNNNNNNNNNNNNNNNNNNNNNNNNNNNNNNNNNNNNNNNNNNNNNNNNNNNNNNNNNNNNNNNNNNNNNNNNNNNNNNNNNNNNNNNNNNNNNNNNNNNNNNNNNNNNNNNNNNNNNNNNNNNNNNNNNNNNNNNNNNNNNNNNNNNNNNNNNNNNNNNNNNNNNNNNNNNNNNNNNNNNNNNNNNNNNNNNNNNNNNNNNNNNNNNNNNNNNNNNNNNNNNNNNNNNNNNNNNNNNNNNNNNNNNNNNNNNNNNNNNNNNNNNNNNNNNNNNNNNNNNNNNNNNNNNNNNNNNNNNNNNNNNNNNNNNNNNNNNNNNNNNNNNNNNNNNNNNNNNNNNNNNNNNNNNNNNNNNNNNNNNNNNNNNNNNNNNNNNNNNNNNNNNNNNNNNNNNNNNNNNNNNNNNNNNNNNNNNNCTATTGTAATTGACTCATGGGAGGTTGTGGGTATCGAAGGTTTGACCACTGCAGGGTTTTATGGGCCGCTTGGCAGTGGCAGCCATGAAACCCATAAAGATTTCGTGGCCAATCCCATAAATGCGGTCGTCGTTTTGCAGGATCCTTACAAAGAAAACAATCCCGATTCCAAGACCCTGGTTATCCTGACCAACAGCCCTGCAAGTAAACCGTTAAAGGTCTATGACGGGTATGATCCCCGCAGCGAAATTGAAAACTCCCTGTTTCGGGAAGCAAAGCAGGCGTGGTTCATCCAGAGGCCTCCACAAAATACCAAGGCTGCTTTTAGAGCCCATGCGTATCTAACCATCTTGACCATGGCCCTGACCACTGCCTATCAAGGCTGGATGGATCAACAGGATAAATTGGAACAGAACGGCCAAGATACCGGAATTCGTAAATTCCGGGAAAAGGTCAAGGAAGAAAACGGCAACAAGCTTATAATCTTTGACCAGGACCGCTACGCCATCTTTGATGCCTATGAGGTTTTCATTCTCTGCGGTCGTAATGTTCTTATGCCAACCGGAGTTCCTGAAAGGATCACCAAAGAAGATATATTACAAAAGTACAGTGTTCAGCTGGAATGATTTTATTCCTGAACTTTACTGCTCTTTCCTGAAATTCTCCCTCCACCTTTTTTGAGTACTGCTGTTGTCAGAGACAATCTGCCAGCCTCGTTGTTCGAATTTTATACCCCATAAATAATCTGCGCTGTTGCCGTCTCAATCCTGGCTATGGTGGTATTTTTACCCATAGCTTGAGAAAAGACGATCACAGCTTGCCTCTGAAGGCTCAAAAGAGCCTCCTGTGCTGCGTCACAAAATTCGCCTGCGCTTATATGAAATATCCAGATCNNNNNNNNNNNNNNNNNNNNNNNNNNNNNNNNNNNNNNNNNNNNNNNNNNNNNNNNNNNNNNNNNNNNNNNNNNNNNNNNNNNNNNNNNNNNNNNNNNNNNNNNNNNNNNNNNNNNNNNNNNNNNNNNNNNNNNNNNNNNNNNNNNNNNNNNNNNNNNNNNNNNNNNNNNNNNNNNNNNNNNNNNNNNNNNNNNNNNNNNCCTGGCTATGGTGGTATTTTTACCCATAGCTTGAGAAAAGACGATCACAGCTTGCCTCTGAAGGCTCAAAAGAGCCTCCTGTGCTGCGTCACAAAATTCGCCTGCGCTTATATGAAATATCCAGATCTATAAGTAACGTTGTATGGCTACGAGATGGGCCAAGACAGACTGTTTGGATCTACGGTCGTTGGTGCGTATATTGATCCGCTATTGTGGAGGAGAACGCACTTGATTATATTCCTGATGAAAAGATCGTAAAAGCTATGGAGAAGAAGATAAAGACGTGGTTCGATTATACCTTTCAATTTAAGTTAATTATGGCTGGATTAGAAAAATTCACCTTACGCATTGCTCCTTCATCAGTATATTTTTTTCGTTTCATCCTTGAAGGATATGATAACATGTTCATGCTCAGCACTCTTGACCAACGTGCAGGACTGGTCGAGGTGCAGGCAGCAAGGGGCTCTGTAAAGGATCTTTTGCTTATCCTCAGATCTCTGAGATCTGTCATAGGCCTTGATCGTATGGACTCAAGATGTAATGCCTGGATAATGGATCAATTGAGGGATTGAACGTGTCTTATTGCCTTTAATTCCTAAATTTATAGAAAAATGAAGCTATTAGGTTTCAACAATGTACATGCCGCCAGTTCCTGGAACAGGGGGCGCAAAAAGCTCTACCTCGCCACCTTTGGCTGTCAGATGAACGAGTATGATTCCCAAAGGATGGCGCAGATCCTCCATGAGAAATACGCACTGACATCAGAGCCTGATAATGCGGACCTGATCCTTGTAAACACTTGCTCAATCAGGGAAAAGGCCGAAAACAAGCTCTACAGTCTTATTGGCCGTTTAAAAAAGTTCAAGAAACGAAAGCCTGATTTGATTATTGGTATAGCAGGTTGTGTTGCCCAACAGGAAGGTGATCGTCTTTTAAAACGTCTGCCATTTATTGATCTGGTATTTGGACCACAGTGCATTTACGGTCTGCCCGAAATGTTGAGGGACTTGGAAAAAAGCAAGAAGACTGTATTGAATACTGAAATCAACAATGATTTTTTAATACCCAGGGTCACCGCCCCTCTGCCTGAGCCTAACCCTGTTCGGGCATTTGTAACCATAATGCAGGGTTGTGACAATTTCTGCACCTTTTGTGTGGTTCCCTATGTACGTGGTCGCGAGGTCAGCCGTCCACCTGAGGACATCCTGGCTGAAATAAATCAAATAGTAGGTGAAGGGGTCAAGGAAGTTACGCTCCTGGGTCAGAATGTAAACTCATACGGCAAGAAAGCAGGCACTAGCCTTAATTTTCCCGGCCTTCTCCACAGGGTAGCCGAAATTTCTGGTCTGGAACGCCTGAGGTTTACAACGAGTCACCCGAAAGATCTTTCCCTCGATTTAATAAAATGCTTCCGGGATATTGATAAACTGTGCGAACACCTGCATCTGCCAGTGCAATCAGGTTCCACCGCGGTCCTGAAACGCATGAACCGCCATTATACCAGGGATCGATATCTGTCAACAGTGGATAATCTCAAGTCCTTCTGCCCGGACATCACCCTCACTACCGACTTGATCGTGGGTTTTCCAGGTGAGACTGATAGAGATTTCGAGGATACTATATCTCTGCTCAAGACCGTGAAGTTCGATCAGGTTTTTGCCTTTAAATATTCACCCAGACCCCTTACACGGGCGGCCCGGTTCGATAACCATGTTCCGGAAGAAATCAAGAAGGAACGCCTTGAAGCAGTAATTGAACTCCAGAAAAAAATCGGGTTCGCGCGCTACAAGTCCCTGGAAGACCGGGAAGAGGAAGTCCTTGTGGAAGGCGTCAGCAAAAAAAATCCAGAGGAACTCAGAGGTAGAACCAGAGGCAATCATGTGGTAAACTTTCCCGGATCTCAAGAGCTTATCGGGAAGTTTGTTACTGTAAAAATAAACAGGGCATGTTATCATTCTTTAAAGGGACAAATTTTGATTACTTGAAAGATACTAAAGATATTATAAAATTGTTTTTTACAGCTGATGACTATTTTTAAAAATTTTAGCACCTTTTGGAGAAGTTATGGCGAATATTTCCATGTATGTACACGCAATAACCTTGGACACTGAGTCCAACTCACCTATACTTATTCTGAAAGAAGAGAAAGGAGAAAGGACTTTGCCAATCTGGATCGGTCTGCTGGAGGCTACTGCCATTGCCACAGAGATGGAAAAGATCGAGTTTGCGAGGCCAATGACCCATGATCTCTCAGTAAATCTCTTAAAAACAATGGAAATAAAGATACCCAGGATCGAGATATCCGATCTCAGGGATAACACTTACTATGCTCTCATAACCCTCAAGCAGGGAGACCGCGAGATAACTGTAGACGCAAGGCCAAGTGATGCGGTAGCCATCGCCTTGAGGGCTGAGGCCCGGATATTTGTCAACGAGTCCGTTCTCAAAAAGACTCAGCCTGCTAAAGAGACAATAATAAGCGGGGAAAGAACTCCTGAGGAAAAAGATAAGTGGGCAAAAATCCTGGAAGAGATGGATCCCAATGCATTTAAGTATAAGATATGAGTTGCTGAAATGCTGATGTTTGACCTCCACTGTCACAGTCTTTTCAGTGATGGGGAGCTCTTACCATCTGAACTGGTAAGGCGTGTGGAAATCCTGGGTTATAAGGCCATAGCAATTACCGATCATGTCGACTCATCCAACTTTGATTTTGTAATTCCCCGTTTGATTAAGGTAGCAAAAGATATCAACCGTTACAGCTCCACAAAACTCATACCTGGTGTGGAGCTGACCCATGTTCACCCCAGTCTGATTGCCCCTTTGGCAAAAGAGGCCAGGCACCTGGGAGCCGATGTATTGATATGCCATGGAGAGACCATCGCAGAGCCTGTCTGCCCCGGGACTAATCGGGCCGCCATTGAGGCTGACATTGATATACTCGCTCACCCGGGGCTGATCTCTGAAGAAGAGGTGGAGATGGCAGTCCAAAGCGGCACTTTTCTTGAGATTTCCGGCCGGAAGGGTCACGGCCTCACAAATGGCCATGTAGCCAGGCTTTCCAAAGCTCACGGAGCAAAACTAATCATAAACTCGGATGCCCATGCCCCGGAAGATTTCATGAGCGCAGAAATGGCACGGAAAGTGGGTCTGGGCGCTGGGCTTAACTCAAAGGAAGTCGAGTCGATCTACGAAGTGGCCTGGAACTGGGTCCGCTCCTTGTAAGCGTTCACAGGGCACCGCATCTGCTTTGTTGCCTACCTGCCGGCAGCCAGGTCGGGCACCTGAAGTACAGGGAGTACGTCTGCGTACCCGTACGCCTCGCATCTGCAGCACCCTGTAAACGCTCACAGTTCGGCGGGTTGCGGTAAAACGAACGGGCGTTGTAACCCGTGAACGGTTACCTTATTTGTAAATATCCGGTGAACCCGTGGTCCACTGTGGAAGTTGCCATCCGTGCCCTGCCGCAGGAGCGGTTTGCCTTTTGCAGGGTTTCGACCGCGGGCCGGATTGCACTGCCTC harbors:
- the otsB gene encoding trehalose-phosphatase, whose product is MGNKRYQISRDRYDAVVFDLDGVVTRTACIHAAAWKDLFDELLKKRCKDETFEPFDSGADYRKYVDGKPRHEGVKGFLASRGIEVAYGNADDSPDKETVCGLGNRKNRLFLKRLKMEGVRVYESTIDLIGRLRKRGFKTAIVSSSRNCADILDRANITDLFDAKVDGMDSEVLDLTGKPEPDIFLESARRLKVKPERCVVVEDAVSGVQAGRKGGFGLVIGVDRARQEKALKEAGADMVVQDLSEIKTAADMKDLPHALEAFEEIREQIGGKEVVVFLDYDGTLTPIVSHPEDAVLSEDMRKTLAGLSGQCPLAIISGRGLKDVKERVGIKNICYAGSHGFEIKGPGDLKMEHEEAIKLLPVLDEAEEDLKRQLADIKGAQVERKKFTIAVHYRNVGDEHAGSVEKIVDRAADHYSGLRKAEGKKVYELRPDIDWDKGKAISWILDTLNFVGPGIFPFYIGDDITDEDAFEALAGQGIGIVVGENSRTTEAVLRLKSPDQVRMFLCKLKSALEHGNAWSLTCEGFNPKEEGLREALCTLGNGYFGTRGTGPEADADDIHYPGTYLAGGYNRLKTKIAGRTIENEDLVNMPNWLCLNFHIPGEEWFDLKAVDILFYCQHLDIKRGMLHRTVRFRDTKGRETRLLQCRLVHIGDKHVAALKTVITPLNWSGKLEIRSALDGRVTNSGVERYKGLSNRHLEPVESRLIDENRMLLKVRTSQSGLHVAMGARTEIFRDGKPLAFKRTVMESPAYVAQLFTVEVTKGTGITIEKTVSLYTSRDPAISECSLEAEKAITDAGSFSGLLRSHVLAWQHLWRRFDVKGKLSVSSDDHHIQRNIRLYSFHILQSSSMHSIDIDVGIPSRGWHGEAYRGHIFWDELIIFPFLNYRAPQITRSLLMYRYRRLKEARRAARRLGYKGAMYPWQSASNGREETQQIHLNPRSGRWIPDHSHRQRHINAAIVYNIWQYWQISGDLEFLSFYGGEMILEIARFWASIATYNQELDRYEIRGIMGPDEYHDSYPGADEPGLNNNAYTNIMVAFVMNRALELPRILPEEQFIQLYQKLDIKETEMERWEEMSRKMRVTFHDDGIISQFEGYGRLEEFDWEGYLKRYGNIQRLDRILEAENDTTNRYKVSKQADVLMLFYLFSAEKLKKLFSQLGYPFEYETIPKNIDYYLKRTSNGSSLSWIIHSWVAIRRDRERSWEFFNQALKTDIADIQGGTTREGVHLGAMAGCVDMLQRGYTGLEAQGDVLRLNPSFPREIRQVHFHLRYRGHWLDLDIASDRLKITALSSRAKPIQVRVKDKDFELKEGETEEVVF
- a CDS encoding tRNA (N6-isopentenyl adenosine(37)-C2)-methylthiotransferase MiaB; amino-acid sequence: MKLLGFNNVHAASSWNRGRKKLYLATFGCQMNEYDSQRMAQILHEKYALTSEPDNADLILVNTCSIREKAENKLYSLIGRLKKFKKRKPDLIIGIAGCVAQQEGDRLLKRLPFIDLVFGPQCIYGLPEMLRDLEKSKKTVLNTEINNDFLIPRVTAPLPEPNPVRAFVTIMQGCDNFCTFCVVPYVRGREVSRPPEDILAEINQIVGEGVKEVTLLGQNVNSYGKKAGTSLNFPGLLHRVAEISGLERLRFTTSHPKDLSLDLIKCFRDIDKLCEHLHLPVQSGSTAVLKRMNRHYTRDRYLSTVDNLKSFCPDITLTTDLIVGFPGETDRDFEDTISLLKTVKFDQVFAFKYSPRPLTRAARFDNHVPEEIKKERLEAVIELQKKIGFARYKSLEDREEEVLVEGVSKKNPEELRGRTRGNHVVNFPGSQELIGKFVTVKINRACYHSLKGQILIT
- a CDS encoding PHP domain-containing protein, with translation MFDLHCHSLFSDGELLPSELVRRVEILGYKAIAITDHVDSSNFDFVIPRLIKVAKDINRYSSTKLIPGVELTHVHPSLIAPLAKEARHLGADVLICHGETIAEPVCPGTNRAAIEADIDILAHPGLISEEEVEMAVQSGTFLEISGRKGHGLTNGHVARLSKAHGAKLIINSDAHAPEDFMSAEMARKVGLGAGLNSKEVESIYEVAWNWVRSL